DNA from Paraburkholderia sp. BL10I2N1:
GCGCGCGCAGCGTGATTTCCGAGCCGCGCTCGGTCAGCGACGACACCATCACGACCGGCATCGGTCGCAGGCGCATCAGCTTCTCGAGGAAGTCGAGGCCGTCCATGCGCGGCATTTCGACGTCGAGCGTGAGCACGTCCGGGTTGTGCTGTTTGATGAGATCACGTGCGACGAGCGGATCCGGCGCGGTTGCGACGACCGTCATGTCCGGCTGGCCATTGATGATTTCCGTCATCAGGCTGCGAATGAGCGCTGAATCGTCGACACACAATACCTTGATTTTTTGCACAGCTGTCACGCCTCCTCTGTAGTCCTGGCGTTGTTCTGGTTGGCGGGGCGGGCGCTCGAACCGAACAGTTCGACGCGCGGCTTCGTGCCTGGCGTCGCCGGCGCGGTGGCTGCCGCCCCGAACAGTTCGATGCGCGGCCTGGCTCCTGAGGCCGCCGGTGCGGCGAACAGTTCCACGCGTTCGCGCGCCCGCGCAAGCCGCTGGGCGCGCTCTTCGGCAGTCTGCCGGGCGAGCGCCTGTTCCCGTTCGGCCACCCCTTGATCCTGCTGCAGTCGCAGCTTCTTCACCATCACCTGGCCGGTGCGCGGCATGAACGCGACCTTGCGCGGATGCCCGCCCTGCAGGTCTTCGGCCGTGACGCGGATTTTTTCGAGCGCCAGATAACGGCGCACGAACTCCGAATTGCGGTCGCCGATGTTCATCGTCGTCATGCCCGCGAGCACCGCTGCGCCGCCGAACACCTTGGCTTCGAAGCGTTCGCGCCGGCCACCGGCCTTGATCAGTTCGTTGATCAGCACTTCCATCGCGTACGCGCCATAGCGCATCGAGTCCGATGCAGCCTGCACGACATCGGCGCCGTCGTCGGGCAGCATGAAGTGATTCATGCCGCCGATGCCCGCCGTCCGGTCCTGGATGCACGCCGCCACGCACGAGCCGAGCACGGTGACGAGCACCATGTCTTCGCCGGTCGTGTAGAACTCGTTCGGCAGCAGCTTCACGCCGGGGCGCTTGAAGTGGTTGTCGAAATACAGATTGCTTGCGATCGGCAAGGTGCTGCTCATACGCTCACCTCACCCATCGATTTCGTCGCTGCGCCCGCTGCCGTGAGGGACGAGGCATGCACGCCGCCAGCGTCGCGCGTCAGTTCGTAGACCGTCTGACCACGCAGGCGGAACGCCTGCGTGACATAGGTGAAGTTTTCCGAGTGGCCTGCGAACAGCAGACCGCCGGGCTTCACCAGCGGCTCGAAGCGCGCCAGCACCTGCGCCTGGGTCGGCTTGTCGAAATAGATCATCACGTTGCGGCAAAAAATCGCGTCAAACTGCGTGCGCAACGCATAGTCGCGGTCAGTCAGATTCAGCTGCTCGAAGCGGATCATCGCGCGCACTTCGGGACGCACCTTCACCATCCCAGCATGCGCGCCGGTTCCCTTGAGGAAGAAGCGCTTCAGCCGTTCCGGCGACAGGTGCTTCACCTGATCGAACTGGTACATGCCCGCTTCGCCCTTCGCGAGCACCTGGGTGTCGATGTCAGTGGCGTGCACGGTCGCCTGGCGCGCCGCGCTGTCGCCGAGCGCTTCGATCAGCGTCATCGCGATCGAATACGGCTCCTCGCCCGTCGACGCTGCGGAGCACCACACCGATACCGGCCCCTGCCGCTTCTTCACGAACCCGGCGAGGATCGGGAAATGATGCGCCTCGCGGAAAAACGCCGTGAGGTTAGTCGTGAGCGCGTTCGTGAACGCTTCCCACTCGGCCGGGTCCCGATCCGCTTCGAGCCGGTCGAGATATTCCTTGAAGCTGTCGATATTGCGGGCGCGAAGACGCCGTGCGAGACGGCTGTACGCCATATCGCGCTTATGATCCGACAGCGAAATTCCCGCACTGCGGTGGATCAGTTCGCGAATGCGCGCGAAATCCGCCGACGTGAACTCGAAGTCACGTCCCGGGTCGCCGGAGCGGCCGGCGTCGGCCCGCTCGGGCCGCTGCTGCTGTGCGCGCGTTGACATCATGACTGCCTGCCATTTTCCTAGAACGTTTCCCAGTCGGCGTCCGAGCCGGCTGAGGTGGTCACGGGCGAGGCCGGGCGCGTCGCCGGTTCGCCTGGGCCTGCGGATACCTTTTTCGACCTGAGGACCGGTTCCGCGCGCGTCGCGGCTTCCGGTCTCGCGGCGGGCGCGCCTGCCTGCGTGGCCTGCGTGGCCTGTGTATGGGTCACGCCCGCCTGCTGCGTTGCTTGCGGCTGGCTGTGGGCCTGGGCATGCGTCGGTGCCGCGTGCGCTGCCGGCGCGGCGGCTGCGCAGAACGACCTCACTCCGCCGCTGCGTGCACGCACACCGGATGAAGCCCCCTGCGGCTGCGCCACCGGGCCGCCACGCGCTTCATGCAGACCGCCCGTCACCCGCCACGCGCCAACCACGGTCTGCAGGTGACGCGTCTGTTCTTCGAGCGACGCCGCAGCCGCCGCGGCCTGCTCGACGAGGGCCGCATTCTGCTGCGTGACCTCGTCCATCTGCACGACAGCGCGATTGACCTGCTCGATGCCGGTCGACTGCTCTTCCGACGCCGCGCTGATCTCGCCCATGATGTCGGTCACGCGGCGCACGGCCTGCACGATCTCATCCATGGTCGTGCCGGCACGGCCCACCAGCAGCGAACCGCTCTGCACCTTGTCGGCCGAATCGCCGATCAGCTCCTTGATTTCTTTCGCGGCGCTTGCGCTGCGCTGCGCCAGACTGCGTACTTCGCCCGCCACCACAGCGAAGCCTCGGCCTTGTTCGCCCGCGCGCGCCGCTTCGACGGCGGCGTTCAGCGCGAGGATGTTGGTCTGGAACGCGATGCCTTCGATCACGCCGATGATGTCAACGACCTTGTTCGAGCTCTTCGCGATGTCCTGCATCGTGCTGACGACCTCGCCCACCACCTCGCCGCCGCGCGTCGCGATGTCCGACGCGTTGACGGCCAACTGGCTCGCCTGGCGCGCGTTCTCGGCGTTCTGGCGCACCGTGCCGGTGAGCTGCTCCATGCTCGATGCGGTCTGCTGCAGCGAGGCTGCCTGCTGCTCGGTGCGCTGCGAGAGATCGGTGTTGCCCATCGCGATTTCGCGCGCGCCGGTATCGATCGAGCCGGTGCTGCCGTGCACGGCCTTGACCATCGTCGCGAGGCTCTCCTGCATCCGCTTGATCGCGCTGAAGAGACGGCCGATTTCGTTGCTGCTGGAGACTTCGACGTGCTGCGTCAGGTCGCCCGACGCGATGCGTTCGAAGGCATCGACCGCATCGTCGAGCGGCTGCACGATCAGGCCGCGCAACGCGAAGCGGATCAGCACAACCAGCACCAGCGCCAACACCGTGACGCCGATGATCAGCGCCGTCATCGTCGAGATGTTCGACTGCGACGCGGCCTGCTCGTCGATCGCGCGCTGCTGCAGCGCCTTGACGACCGGCGTCGCGGCCTCATCGTAGGCAACGAACATCGGACTGATTTTCGTGTCCGCGATCGCGTGATAAGCCACCAGGTCGTTCGCGCGCAGCGCCGCGAACTCCGGATCGACGCCGTCGCGCATCACCGCCGCGCGGCGCGCCACCAGCTCGTCGAGCGGCGCCTGATCGACGCCCGTCTTCGGCGCGTTCAGATAGGCCTGCCACGCTTCGTTCGACTTGTTGAGCAGAAACTGCGCCCGCTCGAACACCTTCTTCGCGTCGTCCGTGTTGCCTGCAGCGGTCATCGCATCGAAGCGATTGAGCGTAATGCGTGAGCGCAACATATACGACGCGGCGTCGTCGAGCGAGTGGATGGCGACCAGATCGCCGCGGGCGATCGAGTCGAGTGACTGGCTCGCGCGATTGAGCGCAGTCAGTCCGAGCGCGCCGACCACCACGGTCAGCGCGACCAGAACGACGCCCACCGCCGTCAGCGAGGTGCGGATCGACAACTTGCCGAGCATCGCTATTTCTCCTTGATACCTGTGAACCGGCGCTTAGGCGCCGAGGTTTTCGATCAGCGCCATTTCCCGGCTGGTCATCAGCTTTTCGATGTCCATCAGGATCAGCATGCGGCCGTCGACCGTGCCGAGGCCGGTCAGGTACTCGGTCGTCAGCGTCGCGCCGAATTCCGGGGCGGGCATGATCTGGTCGGTCGCGAGCGTCAGCACGTCGGACACGCCGTCCACCACCATCCCGACTACGCGATGCGCGACGTTCAGGATGATCACGACGGTCTGATGGTCGTACTCGACACGGCCGAGATGAAACTTGATCCGCATGTCGACGATCGGCACGATGATGCCGCGCAGGTTGATCACGCCCTTGATGAAATCAGGCGCGTTCGCGATGCGCGTCACGCTGTCGTAGCCGCGGATTTCCTGCACTTTCAGGATGTCGATGCCGTACTCTTCCGCGCCGAGCGTGAAGACCAGAAACTCCTGGCCGCCGGCGTCGGCCTGCCCCGCATCGCGGCGGCCATTCGCGCCGCTCACGGTCGAATTGATGGATTGGACTTCTGCCACGTTAGCCCCCAAACGGTTGGGTTGAATAAAGGTTGTTAAGAGAGGTTGTTCAGGGCACCGTGCGCTGCACGGGTTTCGCGGTTAAGAGCTGCCACGTCCACGATCAGCGCGACACTGCCGTCGCCGAGAATGGTCGCGGCAGAAATGCCGTGCACCTTGCGGTAGTTCGTTTCCAGATTCTTCACCACCACCTGCTGCTGGCCGACGAGCTCGTCGATCAGCATTGCAAAGCGGCGTCCTTCGGTCTGCATGATCGTGACGATGCCTTGAGTCGGTTCGGCCTTGGCGTCGTCGACGGAGAACACTTCGTGCAGCGCGACGAGCGGCAGATATTCACCGCGTACGCGCACCACGCGCTCGCCGTTGGCGACCGTATAGATGTCTTCGGCCCGCGGTTGTAGCGACTCCATCACGAAGTTGAGCGGCAAGATGAAAATCTCGCTGCCGACCTTCACCGACATGCCGTCGAGAATCGCCAGCGTGAGCGGCAACACGATGCGCGTGGTGCTGCCCTTGCCCGCGTGCGAGGTGATTTCGACGTGACCGCCCATCGACTGGATGTTGCGCTTCACCACGTCCATGCCGACACCGCGGCCCGACACGTCCGTGACCTGTTCGGCGGTCGAGAAGCCCGGCAGGAAGATCAGGTTCCAGACTTCTTCATCGGTCATGGTTTCGCTGACCTGCATGCCCTGCTTCGCCGCCTTGGCGAGAATCTTGTCGCGGCGCAGGCCGGCGCCGTCGTCGCTGACTTCGATCACGATGTTGCCGCCATGATGCGCGGCCGACAGCACGAGCTGTCCGGTCGAATCCTTGCCTGCCGCACGCCGCGCTTCCACAGTCTCGATGCCGTGATCGAGACTGTTGCGCACGAGGTGGGTCAGCGGATCGATGATGCGTTCGATGAGGCTCTTATCGAGTTCGGTCGCCTGACCGAAGGTGACGAGTTCGACCTCCTTGCCGAGCTTCGCCGCGAGATCGCGCACGAGGCGCGGGAAGCGGCTGAAGACGTAATCCATCGGCATCATGCGGATCGACATCACCGCTTCCTGCAGATCGCGCGCGTTGCGCTCGAGCTGCGCCATGCCGTTGAAGAGGCGGTCGTGCAACGCCGGGTCGAAGGTGCTGGTGGTCTCCGCCAGCATCGCCTGCGTGATCACCAGTTCTCCGACCAGGTTGATCAGCTGGTCTACCTTTTCGACGCCGACGCGGATCGAACTGCCTTCCGCGCTGGCAGCCGCTGCCGGACGGGCCGCGGCCTTGCGTTCCGTTTCAGCGGGTGCGGCCGGTGCCACGGGCGCCGCTGCTGCGGTTGCCACCGGTGCGCTGGCGGCCGGCGCTGCGGCGGGCGCCGATGGTGCTGAGCTGGCTGCGGGTGGCGCGGCCGGAGCCGGCACTGCATTGCCTGACACTGCCGCGGACGGCGCCCCCGCGCCGCCGCCTGCCGTGCTTCCTGCGAACGCCGGTGCAGAAGGCGCAGTCTCGGGCGCTCCAGGTTCGCCCTCCTGCGTCTCATCCACTGGCGCTGCGCCGCGGCCGATCACGATCTGACTTTCGTCGATCACGAAACAGCACACGGCGACGATGTCGTCGGACGATACATCGGAGTCGAGCCACAGCGTGAGATCGCCGCCTGTCTTCACCTGTCCGACGATACGCCCCAGGTTGCCGAGTTCTTCCGTCAGCAGTTCCTGGTCCTTCTCACCTACTCCCCGTAGCGTAATCTTCAGATGCGGGCCGCCCGGTGCACCCGTGACGGCCGGCTCGGCTTCGTTCCATTCGCCCGCTGCCTGCACGGCCTGCTCGACCACGTGCTCGGGCGGCCGCGCGCCTTGCGGCGCTTCGGGCGCCGCGGCGGCAACGGCAACGGCGGGAGCGGCGGCTGCTGCGGGCGCCGCATTAGCCGGCGGCGTCGCGCCGGCGGGCAGCACTCCGCGGCTTTCGTTATAGAGATATTCGAGGCGTGCGCAGATCGCCTTCGCCACCGCCGCGTCCGGTTCGGCGCTCGCGCGGTAGTCCGCCAACTGGCCGGAAAGCACGTCCTTGGTTTCGAGGAACGTGTCGATCATGTCCTTGCGCAGCACGAGTTCATTGTTGCGCGCGCGGTCGAGCAGCGATTCGAGGATGTGCGTCGTTTCCGTCAAGGCGGTGAAGCCAAAGGTCGCCGCGCCGCCCTTGATCGAGTGCGCCGCGCGGAAAATCGCCGCGAGGTCTTCGGGATCGGGGCGGCCGATGTCGAGATTGAGCAGCAGCTGCTCCATCTGCGCGAGCAGTTCGTCCGCTTCGTCGAAGAACGTCTGATAGAACTGAGTGATGTCGAGTGTCATGCCTGGTTCACCGCGAGAGATCTGTCTGGGCTGGGGCCGGTTTGCACGTTAGCTTGTTGCCGCTCAGACGTCGCTGGGTACGGCAAGCGCCGCAACCAGTTCGGTCAGCATGTCGGGGTCGAGTGGCTTTTCGATCCAGCCGGTCGCACCTGCGTCGCGCGCCGCCGCCTTGAACGTGTCGCCGGATTCGGTCGTCAGCACAAGGATGGGCGTCGCCCGGTATGCAGGGTTGTCGCGCAGCGCGGCGATCAGATCGAGGCCGCATCGGCGCGGCATATGCTGGTCCGTCAGCACGAGGTCGAAGGGAATCGCGAGCGCGTTCTCCAATCCCTCTTCGCCGTCGGCCGCGAGCGTCACCTGATAGCCGGCCGCCGTCAGCGTCGCGGAGAGAATCTCGCGCATCGCTGCCGAATCGTCGATTGCCAGAATGTGCCTGATCATGAAAGCCTCGTTGCGCTCACTTTAAGTTGCCTCGCCTGCTGCGCCGCGCCGGCGGCGCGAACGTGGCCGGACAACTGCGTTCCTTTACTGCGTCGCCGTCGCCGGCTTCGGGGCAACCGCCGCCGGTTGCGCGATGCTGTCCAGAAGCTGCTTCGAGCCTGCAGCGTCGTCGGACAACGTGGTCGTCGTCGAATCGTCGCGCGTCAATGCCTCTTCCGACCGCTTGTTCAGCACGATGATGCTGATCCGGCGGTTCTCCGGATCCATCGGGTCGGCCTTGTTCAGGTTCTGCGTCGATGCGAGACCCAGCACGCGCAACACTTTCGCTTCATCCATGCCGCCCGCGATCAGCTCGCGGCGCGAGGCATTCGCCCGATCCGCCGACAACTCCCAGTTGCTGTAGCCCTTCTCGCCACCCGCGTACTGAACCGCGTCGGTGTGCCCCTGCACGACGATGCGGTTAGGCACGTCGTTCAGCGTGCTGCCGATCGCACGCAGAATGTCGCGCATGTACGGCTCGACGACGTCCTCCGCGGTCGCGAACATCGGCCGCTTCTGCGAGTCGACGATCTCGATGCGCAGGCCCGTCAGCGTCGAATCGATCCGGATTTGCTGCTTGAACTGGCGCAGCACCGGATTCGCTTCGATCGCGGCCATCAGCTTCACCTGAAGGTCATGCAGACGAACCTGCTCGCGGCGCTCGAGCGTGCCCTGCATCTGTTTGAGCGCTTCGTCGTCGTTGTGCGCTTCGCTGTGCTCGGCGCGCATGATCGAACCGTCGGTCTGACGGGTAATGCCTTCCTTGTCGGTCGAGATGTCGCGGCCGCCGCCCTTCATGACGCTCGAATCCACCGCGCTTCGGTCGCCGCCCCACAGCGTGACTTTCAGCGGCTGGTTGAAGTAATCCGCAATGCCCTTCAGCTGCACCGTCGATGCCGAGCTCAGCAGCCACATCAGCAGGAAGAACGCCATCATCGCGGTCATGAAGTCCGCATAGGCAAGCTTCCACGCGCCCCCGTGATGGCCTTTCTTCGGCGGCGCCGAGCGCTTGACGACGATTGCGCGGTCCTTGTCCTTACTCATCGACTGATCCCTGGCCCGTGCCTTACTTCGCCTTCACGCGGCGCACGTGCTCTTCCAGCTCGGTGAACGACGGGCGTTCGGTCGAGAAGAGCACCTTGCGGCCGAACTCGACGGCGATCGCCGGCGCATAGCCGTTCAGGCTGGCGAGAATCGTCACCTTGATGCACTGGAACATCTTGGTCGACTCGGTCACGCGCTGTTCAGCGACGCTCGCGAGCGGTCCGATCAGCCCGTAGGCAAGCAGAATCCCAAGGAAGGTGCCGACGAGCGCCTGGGCGATCATCTCGCCGAGCACGGCAGGCGGCTTGTCGGCGGACGCCATCGTGTGGACCACGCCCATCACGGCGGCGACGATCCCGAAGGCCGGCATCGCATCGCCGACCTTGGTGAGCGCGTGTGCCGGAGCCTCGCCTTCGTGATGGTGCGTTTCGATTTCCTCGTCCATGAGGCTTTCGATTTCGAACGCGTTCATGTTGCCGCCGACCATCAGCCGCAGGTAGTCGGTCAGGAACTCGACGATATGCTGGTCCGCGAGGATCTTCGGATATTGGGTGAAGATCGGGCTCTTCGACGGATCGTCGATGTCGGCCTCGAGCGTCAGGGTGCCTTCCTTGCGCGCTTTCGCGAGCAGCACGTACAGAAGCGCCATCAGCTCCATGTAGACGTCCTTGTTGTACTTGGCGCCCTTGAAGAGCGACGGGATCACGCGAAGCGTGGCCTTGATCGTCTTCATGCCGTTGCCGAGAATGAATGAGCCAACGCCCGCACCCACGATCATCAGCACTTCGACGGGCTGCAACAGCGCGGCAAGGTGGCCGCCTTCCAGCACATAGCCGCCGAAGACGGACAACAGCGTTACGAGTGTTCCCACGAAAATCAACACTGCCGAGCCCTCACAAAGAAGCGACGGGAGACCGTCGTTAAACTGGTTTACGGCAGGCGGGCAGAAAACTTTGGGGGGAAAAGGGGCTGGCGCCCCCGGTGTATACCAGCGGAGCGCAGCAAGGCGCGGTGCGGCCTGCCGGGCAATCGGCAAGCCGCCGGTTCAGGCGACCAGCACCACATCGTCGGCGGCACGGGCTTTCGCGTCGGCGGCCTTTTTGGTCTTGCCCGCCCGCGAAGGCGGTTGACACAATCCGCAGACGAAACCGTGCCGCGGATCATGCGCATGCGCGACAAAATGCCCACGGCAGCGCGAGCAAGGCGTCATCTGCAGCATGCCGGAGTCGAAGAAGCGCACCAACGTCCATGCGCGCGTCAGGCTCAGCACAGGCTCGTCGCCCTGCAACTCGACGTGCTCCATATACAGCCGGTAGCTCTTCACAATCGACTGGATCGTCTCGCAGCCGCCCTGCACGCTCATGAACCGGTAGACGTTATAGAACAGCGACGAGTGGATGTTCGGCTGCCATGTCATGAACCAGTCGGTCGAGAAGGGCAACATGCCTTTGGGCGGCGACGCGCCCTTCAGCTCCTTGTAGAGCTTGATCAGCCGGTCACGCGACAGGCTCGTTTCCGCCTCGAGCAGTTGCAAACGCGCGCCGAGTTCGATCAGCTCGATTGCCAGGGTGATTTCCCTGACTTCCATCACCACGCTTTTATGTGCCATCCGCCTCTTGTCCCGCGATCCTGCTGGATTGAGTGAGGTGCGACGCGGGCGTCAACCGATCTGCTCGGTCGGCTGGCTCGCCATCAGGATCGCGGAATGGGCCTGGGCAATGACGCTCTGCTTGCCCTTGTCGGCAAGCGACGAAAGAATCGCGTGGTCATCGAACCTGA
Protein-coding regions in this window:
- the motA gene encoding flagellar motor stator protein MotA, whose product is MLIFVGTLVTLLSVFGGYVLEGGHLAALLQPVEVLMIVGAGVGSFILGNGMKTIKATLRVIPSLFKGAKYNKDVYMELMALLYVLLAKARKEGTLTLEADIDDPSKSPIFTQYPKILADQHIVEFLTDYLRLMVGGNMNAFEIESLMDEEIETHHHEGEAPAHALTKVGDAMPAFGIVAAVMGVVHTMASADKPPAVLGEMIAQALVGTFLGILLAYGLIGPLASVAEQRVTESTKMFQCIKVTILASLNGYAPAIAVEFGRKVLFSTERPSFTELEEHVRRVKAK
- the motB gene encoding flagellar motor protein MotB, coding for MSKDKDRAIVVKRSAPPKKGHHGGAWKLAYADFMTAMMAFFLLMWLLSSASTVQLKGIADYFNQPLKVTLWGGDRSAVDSSVMKGGGRDISTDKEGITRQTDGSIMRAEHSEAHNDDEALKQMQGTLERREQVRLHDLQVKLMAAIEANPVLRQFKQQIRIDSTLTGLRIEIVDSQKRPMFATAEDVVEPYMRDILRAIGSTLNDVPNRIVVQGHTDAVQYAGGEKGYSNWELSADRANASRRELIAGGMDEAKVLRVLGLASTQNLNKADPMDPENRRISIIVLNKRSEEALTRDDSTTTTLSDDAAGSKQLLDSIAQPAAVAPKPATATQ
- a CDS encoding response regulator; protein product: MIRHILAIDDSAAMREILSATLTAAGYQVTLAADGEEGLENALAIPFDLVLTDQHMPRRCGLDLIAALRDNPAYRATPILVLTTESGDTFKAAARDAGATGWIEKPLDPDMLTELVAALAVPSDV
- the cheD gene encoding chemoreceptor glutamine deamidase CheD; its protein translation is MSSTLPIASNLYFDNHFKRPGVKLLPNEFYTTGEDMVLVTVLGSCVAACIQDRTAGIGGMNHFMLPDDGADVVQAASDSMRYGAYAMEVLINELIKAGGRRERFEAKVFGGAAVLAGMTTMNIGDRNSEFVRRYLALEKIRVTAEDLQGGHPRKVAFMPRTGQVMVKKLRLQQDQGVAEREQALARQTAEERAQRLARARERVELFAAPAASGARPRIELFGAAATAPATPGTKPRVELFGSSARPANQNNARTTEEA
- the cheA gene encoding chemotaxis protein CheA, with protein sequence MTLDITQFYQTFFDEADELLAQMEQLLLNLDIGRPDPEDLAAIFRAAHSIKGGAATFGFTALTETTHILESLLDRARNNELVLRKDMIDTFLETKDVLSGQLADYRASAEPDAAVAKAICARLEYLYNESRGVLPAGATPPANAAPAAAAAPAVAVAAAAPEAPQGARPPEHVVEQAVQAAGEWNEAEPAVTGAPGGPHLKITLRGVGEKDQELLTEELGNLGRIVGQVKTGGDLTLWLDSDVSSDDIVAVCCFVIDESQIVIGRGAAPVDETQEGEPGAPETAPSAPAFAGSTAGGGAGAPSAAVSGNAVPAPAAPPAASSAPSAPAAAPAASAPVATAAAAPVAPAAPAETERKAAARPAAAASAEGSSIRVGVEKVDQLINLVGELVITQAMLAETTSTFDPALHDRLFNGMAQLERNARDLQEAVMSIRMMPMDYVFSRFPRLVRDLAAKLGKEVELVTFGQATELDKSLIERIIDPLTHLVRNSLDHGIETVEARRAAGKDSTGQLVLSAAHHGGNIVIEVSDDGAGLRRDKILAKAAKQGMQVSETMTDEEVWNLIFLPGFSTAEQVTDVSGRGVGMDVVKRNIQSMGGHVEITSHAGKGSTTRIVLPLTLAILDGMSVKVGSEIFILPLNFVMESLQPRAEDIYTVANGERVVRVRGEYLPLVALHEVFSVDDAKAEPTQGIVTIMQTEGRRFAMLIDELVGQQQVVVKNLETNYRKVHGISAATILGDGSVALIVDVAALNRETRAAHGALNNLS
- a CDS encoding methyl-accepting chemotaxis protein, which translates into the protein MLGKLSIRTSLTAVGVVLVALTVVVGALGLTALNRASQSLDSIARGDLVAIHSLDDAASYMLRSRITLNRFDAMTAAGNTDDAKKVFERAQFLLNKSNEAWQAYLNAPKTGVDQAPLDELVARRAAVMRDGVDPEFAALRANDLVAYHAIADTKISPMFVAYDEAATPVVKALQQRAIDEQAASQSNISTMTALIIGVTVLALVLVVLIRFALRGLIVQPLDDAVDAFERIASGDLTQHVEVSSSNEIGRLFSAIKRMQESLATMVKAVHGSTGSIDTGAREIAMGNTDLSQRTEQQAASLQQTASSMEQLTGTVRQNAENARQASQLAVNASDIATRGGEVVGEVVSTMQDIAKSSNKVVDIIGVIEGIAFQTNILALNAAVEAARAGEQGRGFAVVAGEVRSLAQRSASAAKEIKELIGDSADKVQSGSLLVGRAGTTMDEIVQAVRRVTDIMGEISAASEEQSTGIEQVNRAVVQMDEVTQQNAALVEQAAAAAASLEEQTRHLQTVVGAWRVTGGLHEARGGPVAQPQGASSGVRARSGGVRSFCAAAAPAAHAAPTHAQAHSQPQATQQAGVTHTQATQATQAGAPAARPEAATRAEPVLRSKKVSAGPGEPATRPASPVTTSAGSDADWETF
- a CDS encoding chemotaxis protein CheW; amino-acid sequence: MAEVQSINSTVSGANGRRDAGQADAGGQEFLVFTLGAEEYGIDILKVQEIRGYDSVTRIANAPDFIKGVINLRGIIVPIVDMRIKFHLGRVEYDHQTVVIILNVAHRVVGMVVDGVSDVLTLATDQIMPAPEFGATLTTEYLTGLGTVDGRMLILMDIEKLMTSREMALIENLGA
- a CDS encoding CheR family methyltransferase produces the protein MMSTRAQQQRPERADAGRSGDPGRDFEFTSADFARIRELIHRSAGISLSDHKRDMAYSRLARRLRARNIDSFKEYLDRLEADRDPAEWEAFTNALTTNLTAFFREAHHFPILAGFVKKRQGPVSVWCSAASTGEEPYSIAMTLIEALGDSAARQATVHATDIDTQVLAKGEAGMYQFDQVKHLSPERLKRFFLKGTGAHAGMVKVRPEVRAMIRFEQLNLTDRDYALRTQFDAIFCRNVMIYFDKPTQAQVLARFEPLVKPGGLLFAGHSENFTYVTQAFRLRGQTVYELTRDAGGVHASSLTAAGAATKSMGEVSV
- the flhC gene encoding flagellar transcriptional regulator FlhC — translated: MAHKSVVMEVREITLAIELIELGARLQLLEAETSLSRDRLIKLYKELKGASPPKGMLPFSTDWFMTWQPNIHSSLFYNVYRFMSVQGGCETIQSIVKSYRLYMEHVELQGDEPVLSLTRAWTLVRFFDSGMLQMTPCSRCRGHFVAHAHDPRHGFVCGLCQPPSRAGKTKKAADAKARAADDVVLVA